A genomic stretch from Microplitis mediator isolate UGA2020A chromosome 10, iyMicMedi2.1, whole genome shotgun sequence includes:
- the LOC130676137 gene encoding uncharacterized protein LOC130676137, which translates to MLKKRGRPISVDIEKLKEVLKLNKNKIFTDDNRVVSKHDEIWNSISQELNHIIKPNSIHAFVTGDRYNLRSELISSFNQNISITSENNSTRNSSQVITDENDSDVSRSLTNTELTKFTFTVDRVEFEALKTEKIYKRKRGKKVVNYKQNVLIPGVWQAFITSKIWETTSRKCGYNYRRHFGSMGSCNCTSELKGKFHTNEDEVVFKFKVTQGNGDCKKTYLRRPLREKVGESLQNQTTDEYCSNLADKLMKPKDPEPPHLLKASALRTVKGEFKATLFYHEDSITAITIMHASIYLETIHFVSEISVCVHYWTNHQRDVYCKYASKNKNTCIYIDATGGIFREFVKCNKTKTHNLFLYIIAAHFSGEQFTIGQMVSEAHDTVTSGKN; encoded by the exons atgttaaaaaaacgTGGTAGACCAATATCTGTAGACATAGAAAAGTTGAAAGAAGTCCTAAAgctcaataaaaacaaaatatttacagaTGACAATCGTGTAGTATCAAAGCACGATGAGATTTGGAATTCAATTTCACAAGAATTGAATCATATCATAAAACCTAATAGTATCCATGCATTTGTAACAGGTGATCGATATAATCTTAGATCTGAATTGATTTCATCTTTTAACCAAAATATAAGTATAACTTCAGAAAATAACTCTACAAGAAACTCATCACAAGTAATTACCGATGAAAATGATTCTGATGTCAGCCGTTCCCTTACAAACACTGAACTAACTAAATTCACATTTACTGTAGATCGTGTTGAATTTGAAGCACTAAAAactgagaaaatttataaacgtaAGCGTGGTAAAAAAGTTGtgaattataaacaaaatgtaTTGATACCAGGTGTATGGCAAGCGTTTATAACAAGTAAGATATGGGAAACAACTAGTCGTAAGTGTGGTTATAATTATCGTCGTCATTTTGGGTCTATGG gCTCATGTAATTGTACAAGTGAACTTAAAGGAAAGTTTCATACTAACGAAGATGAagtggtttttaaatttaaagttactCAGGGAAATGGTGACTGTAAAAAAACATATCTTCGTCGTCCACTGCGTGAAAAAGTTGGTGAAAGTTTACAGAATCAAACAACAGACGAATATTGCTCGAATTTGGCAGATAAATTGATGAAGCCAAAAGATCCAGAACCACCACATCTTCTGAAAGCTAGTGCACTCCGGACAGTAAAAGGAGAATTTAAAGCAACACTTTTTTATCATGAAGACTCTATCACAGCTATTACTATAATGCACGCTTCAATATATCTCGAAACAATTCATTTTGTCTCTGAAATTTCTGTTTGCGTTCATTATTGGACGAATCATCAAAGAGACGTTTATTGTAAATATgcgtcgaaaaataaaaacacttgTATTTATATTGATGCTACAGGGGGTATTTTTCGTGAATTTGTTAAGTgcaataaaactaaaactcataatttatttctatacATCATAGCTGCTCATTTTTCTGGAGAGCAATTTACAATTGGTCAAATGGTCTCTGAAGCACATGATACTGTTACGTCTGGCAAAAATTag